In Fibrobacter sp. UWP2, the sequence TAGCGAGACCGTCACCGGCCCCCACGGGGGCAAGCGCCGCGAGCACGTCGTGCGTTTCGAGAAATACTACCCGCCCCGGTTCGACCAAAACGAACTGGTCCAGAGCATTGCAAAAGAAATCGAGTCCTGGATCGCCGACCACCCCGAGCAGTGGTGCTGGAATTACCACAGGAACTTTACAACACAGAACAACTCTTAATTTTTATTTTTGAACTATGGGATACAACGCAGAAGAAGAATTCCAGCTCCAGTGGATTGCGAACCACCGCATGGAGGACAAGGACGCCCTCCTGAAAAAGCAGGCCGAAGACGAGGCCGCCGCCAACCCGAAGGCGCGCCTCACCCGCGGCAAAAAGATGCGCCGCAGCCCCTCCGCCTGGGAGCTCCCCATGCCCGAGGACGAAATCGACCTGCACGGGTTCACCGCCGACGAGGCAGCCGAGGCTGTAGAACGTCGCATTGACGACCTGCTCATCGCAGGGCTTTCCGTACTCCGGGTCATCCACGGGGGCGGCAACCCTGAGTACGGCAACGTGAAACACATCATCGACCGAAAGGTCCGGTCCGAGTGGAAAAACAAAGTCGTTTTTTACAAGGTGGAGCCCGACAATGCGGGCTCCAGCATCATGAAAATTGGCAAACCCCGCCCCTCTGTCGCCAAAAAAGCGAAAAATTAGCCGTTTACCCCTTTGATAATCCCCGATTTTTAACTATAATTGTGCCCACTAGAACGGAATATAGCTCAGCCTGGTAGAGCGCTTGCTTCGGGAGCAAGAGGTCGTGAGTTCGAATCTCGCTATTCCGATAAAACGAAAAAGGACCCCACCAAGGGGTCCTTTTCGTTTTTTATTCGGAATATAGCGCGAGATGAGAACTCACGAAGTGAGTTCGACTACCGCGGCGCGGAACGAAGTGAAACGCGACGCGGGAGGCCTTGACCTGCAACAAAGTTGCAGGCAAGCCCGAAGGGCAAAACGTAAACGAAGTGCACGTTTTGGCAATCTCGCTATTCCGATACGAAAAGCACCCCTTGCGGGTGCTTTTTTCGTATCGGAATTATACGCGAGATGAGAACTCACGAAGTGAGTTCGACTAAATCGCCATTTGAACGCAGTGAATTTAGGCGATTTAGAGATTACGCCGCCAGGCGTAACCCGAAGGGCAAAAGTTGAACATCGTGAAACTTTTGTCAATCTCGCTATTCCGATGCGAGATGCAATCTCGCAAACAGATCTTTTTACGCAACCTGCTTCTTGCGGGGGCGCTTGGCCCCGGAAACAAATTTCGGTTCCATCTTTTCTGCTTTAGCCTGGGCAAGGAACATGTTAATCAGCGTCTGGTAAGGAATATCGGTCTTCTCCGAAAGTTCCTTGAAGTAAGCGAGAACCGACTCACTAATATTTATGCAAATCGTCTTTTTCAATTTCTTCGCATACGGATTTTTCACCGCATTACTAAAATCATAGTTTTTCTTCATAGCGGCCTCCTTTTCTTCCAATACTGTTCAGTTTCTTTCTTGTTCGCCTTTCGAGATGAAATAATGCGGATTATCTCATCGGTCTCCGAACCACGTTCACAAAAACACACTAACAAGGTGTTCATCATTGACGAC encodes:
- a CDS encoding Smr/MutS family protein; protein product: MGYNAEEEFQLQWIANHRMEDKDALLKKQAEDEAAANPKARLTRGKKMRRSPSAWELPMPEDEIDLHGFTADEAAEAVERRIDDLLIAGLSVLRVIHGGGNPEYGNVKHIIDRKVRSEWKNKVVFYKVEPDNAGSSIMKIGKPRPSVAKKAKN
- a CDS encoding CopG family antitoxin, giving the protein MKKNYDFSNAVKNPYAKKLKKTICINISESVLAYFKELSEKTDIPYQTLINMFLAQAKAEKMEPKFVSGAKRPRKKQVA